Proteins from one Candidatus Methylomirabilota bacterium genomic window:
- a CDS encoding di-heme oxidoredictase family protein encodes MTKTRLTLVALAVLLLLTSVVSAPRAQLALRARDPGPRGGPDAAGGPLHGLTRSQMTSFEAGRADFLEEEGVGDGLGPRFNLNSCGGCHVQGGVGGSSPAVNPQFAMATAMGARNTVPFFIKPDGPAREARFKFNADGTRDGGVHALFVISGRVDATGNASGCNIRQEDFAAQGRANNLIFRIPTPIFGAGLIEQIPDSTILANQTAAAPRKGTLGIRGRPHRFPLNGTTNLSGNDGTIARFGWKAQNKSLLMFSGEAYNVEMGISNELFQTERDETANCQFATTPNDVTGGEAGNAIEGMSAIEKFSHFMRFLAPPRPSTNRPGNAASIASGKNLFQSVGCALCHTPTMQTGNSAVAALRHQPVNLYSDLLLHGMGPGLADDIPQVQAGPDEFRTAPLWGLGQRLFFLHDGRTTDLLEAIQAHASAASARFRASEANGVVATYNRLSEQQKQDVLNFLRSL; translated from the coding sequence ATGACGAAGACGCGGCTCACTCTGGTGGCTCTCGCCGTACTCCTTCTGCTGACCAGCGTGGTGAGCGCGCCTCGCGCGCAGCTGGCCCTGCGCGCGCGCGACCCCGGCCCTCGCGGGGGACCGGACGCGGCGGGCGGTCCGCTGCACGGCCTCACCCGGTCGCAGATGACCTCCTTCGAGGCGGGCCGCGCGGACTTCCTCGAGGAGGAAGGCGTGGGTGACGGCCTCGGCCCGCGCTTCAACCTGAACAGCTGCGGGGGCTGCCACGTCCAGGGCGGCGTCGGCGGCTCGAGCCCCGCGGTGAATCCGCAGTTCGCGATGGCGACCGCGATGGGCGCCCGCAACACCGTCCCGTTCTTCATCAAGCCGGACGGGCCGGCACGCGAGGCCCGGTTCAAGTTCAACGCCGACGGCACGCGGGACGGCGGCGTGCACGCCCTCTTCGTCATCAGCGGGCGGGTGGATGCGACCGGGAATGCGTCCGGCTGCAACATCCGGCAGGAAGACTTCGCGGCGCAGGGCCGAGCCAACAACCTGATCTTCCGAATCCCCACCCCGATCTTCGGGGCCGGGCTGATCGAGCAGATCCCGGACAGCACGATCCTGGCCAATCAGACCGCGGCCGCGCCCCGGAAGGGCACGCTCGGCATCCGCGGGCGGCCCCACCGGTTCCCGCTGAACGGCACCACCAACCTCAGCGGCAACGACGGCACCATCGCCCGCTTCGGCTGGAAGGCGCAGAACAAGTCGCTGCTCATGTTCTCCGGCGAGGCCTACAACGTCGAGATGGGCATCAGTAACGAGCTGTTCCAGACCGAGCGGGACGAGACCGCGAATTGCCAGTTCGCGACCACGCCCAACGACGTGACCGGCGGCGAGGCGGGGAACGCCATCGAGGGGATGAGCGCGATCGAGAAGTTCTCCCACTTCATGCGCTTCCTGGCCCCGCCGAGGCCGTCGACGAACCGGCCGGGCAACGCCGCGTCGATCGCGAGCGGCAAGAACCTGTTCCAGAGCGTGGGCTGCGCGCTCTGCCACACTCCGACGATGCAGACCGGCAACTCGGCGGTGGCCGCGCTCCGCCACCAGCCGGTCAACCTCTACTCGGACCTGCTGCTGCACGGCATGGGCCCGGGCCTGGCCGACGACATCCCACAGGTGCAGGCCGGACCCGACGAGTTCCGGACCGCGCCGCTCTGGGGATTGGGGCAGCGGCTCTTCTTCCTCCACGACGGGCGCACCACGGACCTGCTCGAGGCGATCCAGGCGCACGCGAGCGCCGCCAGCGCGAGGTTCCGCGCCTCCGAGGCGAACGGCGTGGTGGCGACCTACAACCGGCTCAGCGAGCAGCAGAAGCAGGACGTGTTGAACTTCCTCCGCTCTCTCTAG
- a CDS encoding CoA transferase, translating to MSHDALRTILPVAGVEPDLARSVEITGGADPVLPTSFRIGEVGAAALAAVGVAVSELWALRTGRRQQIGVDTRRATASLRSGHYLQLDGAAMPTDRNTIMGVYPARDGRWSYLHCNFPNHRAAALEVLGVPEDPEAVRRAVAGWDALALEEAIIAAKGAGGMVRSMEEWARHPQAAAIASLPLLEIVKIGDSAPEALPDGDRPLSGVRVLDLTRVLAGPTGARTLAEHGADVLKITAAHLPNLGYQEYDTGHGKLSAYLDLREPKDVETLRALVREADVFSQGYRPGTLAARGFSPETLAGLRPGIVVVSLCAFGHVGPWASRRGFDTVVQTVSGITRRQGHLFPGAEPGPQFYPASAIDYITGYLMAFGALAALARRAREGGSWLVRISLAQTGRFIVGRGEVPESRLANVPKEFSPEEIARWSTTSDTPAGRLRHLAPVVQLSETPARWARPSVPLGHHEPAWPPRP from the coding sequence ATGAGCCACGACGCCCTGCGCACGATCCTGCCGGTCGCCGGCGTCGAGCCGGACCTCGCCCGCTCGGTCGAGATCACCGGTGGCGCCGATCCGGTCCTTCCGACCTCGTTCCGCATCGGCGAGGTCGGCGCGGCCGCCCTGGCCGCGGTGGGGGTGGCGGTGTCCGAGCTGTGGGCGCTGCGTACCGGCCGGCGCCAGCAGATCGGAGTCGACACGCGCCGGGCCACCGCCTCGCTCCGCAGCGGGCACTATCTCCAGCTGGACGGGGCGGCGATGCCGACCGACCGCAACACCATCATGGGCGTCTACCCCGCCCGCGACGGACGCTGGAGTTACCTGCACTGCAACTTCCCGAACCATCGCGCCGCCGCGCTGGAGGTGCTGGGCGTGCCCGAGGATCCCGAGGCGGTGCGCCGAGCGGTGGCCGGCTGGGACGCGCTGGCGCTCGAGGAAGCGATCATCGCCGCGAAGGGCGCCGGGGGCATGGTCCGGAGCATGGAGGAGTGGGCGCGGCATCCGCAGGCGGCCGCGATCGCCTCGCTGCCGCTGCTGGAGATCGTCAAGATCGGCGACAGCGCGCCGGAGGCCCTGCCCGACGGCGATCGGCCCCTCTCCGGCGTCCGGGTGCTGGACCTCACCCGCGTGCTCGCCGGGCCGACCGGCGCGCGCACACTCGCCGAGCACGGCGCCGACGTGCTGAAGATCACCGCGGCCCACCTGCCGAACCTCGGCTACCAGGAGTACGACACCGGGCACGGCAAGCTCTCGGCCTATCTCGACCTGCGCGAGCCCAAGGACGTCGAGACCCTGCGCGCGCTGGTCCGCGAGGCCGACGTATTCTCCCAGGGCTACCGGCCGGGCACGCTCGCCGCCCGCGGCTTCTCCCCGGAGACGCTGGCCGGGCTGCGCCCGGGCATCGTCGTGGTCTCGCTGTGCGCCTTCGGCCACGTCGGCCCGTGGGCCTCGCGCCGCGGGTTCGACACGGTGGTGCAGACAGTGAGCGGCATCACCCGGCGGCAGGGCCATCTGTTTCCCGGTGCCGAGCCGGGCCCGCAGTTCTACCCGGCCTCGGCGATCGACTACATCACCGGCTATCTGATGGCCTTCGGCGCGCTGGCCGCGCTGGCGCGCCGGGCGCGCGAGGGCGGCAGCTGGCTGGTGCGCATCTCGCTGGCGCAGACCGGCCGCTTCATCGTCGGCCGCGGCGAGGTGCCCGAGAGCCGGCTCGCGAACGTGCCCAAGGAGTTCTCGCCCGAGGAGATCGCCCGCTGGTCCACCACGAGTGACACGCCGGCCGGTCGCCTGCGCCACCTCGCGCCGGTCGTCCAGCTCTCGGAGACGCCGGCGCGGTGGGCCCGCCCGTCCGTCCCGCTCGGCCATCACGAGCCGGCCTGGCCTCCGCGGCCATGA
- a CDS encoding polyphosphate kinase 2 family protein, producing MVKMAHKLAKPFRVTDDGFRLKDVDPGDTLDFTSEDKSRAKDALATGIDVLAELQDMLYAQDRWSVLLIFQAMDAAGKDSAIKHVMSGINPQGCQVFSFKAPSPEDLDHDFMWRCLKCLPERGRIGIFNRSYYEETLVVRVHPELLAAQRLPADLVTKDVWDERFQDIRAAERHLTRSGTVIRKFFLHVSREEQRKRFLERIEEPAKNWKFSANDVREREHWDEYMDAYEDMIRNTATKRAPWYVVPADHKWFTRVVVASAVIEALGSLDLAYPTIGDAKRKDLAAAKRQLVAEE from the coding sequence ATGGTCAAGATGGCGCACAAGCTCGCCAAGCCGTTCCGGGTCACCGACGACGGCTTCCGCCTCAAGGACGTCGACCCGGGGGACACGCTCGACTTCACCTCCGAAGACAAGTCGCGCGCGAAGGACGCCCTCGCCACCGGCATCGACGTCCTCGCCGAACTGCAGGACATGCTCTACGCCCAGGATCGCTGGTCGGTCCTGCTCATCTTCCAGGCCATGGACGCGGCGGGCAAGGACAGCGCGATCAAGCACGTGATGTCGGGCATCAACCCGCAGGGCTGCCAGGTCTTCTCGTTCAAGGCGCCGTCGCCGGAGGATCTCGACCACGATTTCATGTGGCGCTGCCTGAAGTGCCTGCCCGAGCGCGGGCGCATCGGCATCTTCAACCGCAGCTACTACGAGGAGACGCTCGTGGTCCGCGTGCATCCCGAGCTGCTCGCCGCGCAGCGGCTGCCCGCCGATCTGGTCACGAAGGACGTCTGGGATGAGCGGTTCCAGGACATCCGGGCCGCCGAGCGCCATCTCACCCGGAGCGGGACGGTGATCCGCAAGTTCTTCCTGCACGTCTCCCGCGAGGAGCAGCGGAAGCGCTTCCTCGAGCGTATCGAGGAGCCGGCGAAGAACTGGAAGTTCTCGGCGAACGACGTCCGGGAGCGCGAGCACTGGGACGAGTACATGGACGCCTACGAGGACATGATCCGGAACACCGCCACCAAGCGCGCGCCGTGGTACGTGGTGCCCGCCGACCACAAGTGGTTCACGCGGGTGGTGGTCGCCTCGGCGGTGATCGAGGCCCTCGGGTCCCTGGACCTCGCCTACCCTACCATCGGCGACGCCAAGCGGAAGGACCTGGCCGCCGCCAAGCGGCAGCTGGTCGCCGAGGAGTAG
- a CDS encoding helix-turn-helix domain-containing protein, with protein MDAARLIPLHEAMMEFKRKVVLDALAHYSGNRSRAAAALQIERTSLLRLLRELEIAEVVPAPRGRPAGRG; from the coding sequence ATGGACGCGGCTCGCCTCATTCCCCTGCACGAAGCCATGATGGAGTTCAAGCGCAAGGTGGTCCTCGACGCCCTCGCCCACTACTCGGGCAACCGTAGCCGAGCCGCCGCCGCCCTCCAGATCGAGCGAACCTCGCTCCTGCGCTTGCTGCGCGAGCTGGAAATCGCCGAGGTGGTCCCCGCCCCGCGCGGCCGGCCCGCCGGCCGCGGCTAG
- a CDS encoding LLM class flavin-dependent oxidoreductase, producing MKFGLFYEISVPRPWTRESDRTVYQNALEQVKLADELGFDQVWAVEHHFLEEYSHCPAPELFLTACAMITKKIRVGHGIVICVPEFNHPIKIAERTAVLDILSGGRLEVGTGRSATWTELGGFRANPDTTKKSWDEFVRCLPRMWTQETFSYDGEFWSMPERTIVPRVYQRPHPPLWVAVTSPGTELDAADRGLGSLGLTFGQFAEQERRIAEYRRRIRSCEPVGAFVNDQVSTVNFLYCHEDDATGRATGRRMADTFNYLAAQLISAREAFPSRSYQSLGLLPQLRRQATGPDASEQAGEGLALGGPQRVLNALKRWEAVGVDRVNFLMNAMEVIPQADVLQSLRLFAREVMPAFASDKPASGAAAGA from the coding sequence ATGAAGTTCGGCCTGTTCTACGAGATCTCGGTGCCGCGCCCGTGGACGCGCGAGTCGGATCGCACCGTGTACCAGAACGCGCTCGAGCAGGTGAAGCTCGCCGACGAGCTGGGCTTCGACCAGGTGTGGGCGGTCGAGCACCACTTCCTCGAGGAGTACTCGCACTGCCCGGCCCCCGAGCTGTTCCTGACCGCCTGCGCGATGATCACGAAGAAGATCCGCGTCGGCCACGGCATCGTCATCTGCGTGCCGGAGTTCAACCACCCGATCAAGATCGCGGAGCGCACCGCGGTGCTCGACATCCTCTCCGGGGGCCGGCTCGAGGTCGGCACCGGCCGGTCCGCCACCTGGACCGAGCTGGGCGGCTTCCGCGCCAATCCCGACACCACCAAGAAATCGTGGGACGAGTTCGTGCGCTGCCTGCCGAGGATGTGGACGCAGGAGACCTTCAGCTACGACGGCGAGTTCTGGTCCATGCCGGAGCGAACGATCGTGCCCCGGGTGTACCAGCGGCCGCACCCGCCGCTCTGGGTCGCGGTGACCTCGCCGGGCACCGAGCTGGACGCGGCGGACCGCGGCCTCGGCAGCCTCGGGCTCACCTTCGGGCAATTCGCGGAGCAGGAGCGGCGCATCGCCGAGTACCGCCGGCGCATCCGGTCCTGCGAGCCGGTGGGCGCGTTCGTCAACGATCAGGTCAGCACCGTGAACTTCCTGTACTGCCACGAGGACGACGCCACCGGCCGCGCCACGGGACGGCGCATGGCCGACACCTTCAACTATCTCGCCGCGCAGCTCATCTCCGCGCGCGAGGCGTTCCCGAGCCGCTCGTACCAGTCGCTCGGGCTGCTGCCCCAGCTGCGGCGCCAGGCCACCGGACCCGACGCCAGCGAGCAGGCGGGCGAGGGGCTCGCCCTCGGCGGCCCGCAGCGCGTGCTGAACGCGCTCAAGCGCTGGGAGGCGGTCGGGGTGGACCGCGTCAACTTCCTCATGAACGCGATGGAGGTGATCCCGCAGGCCGACGTGCTGCAAAGCCTCCGGCTCTTCGCGCGGGAGGTCATGCCCGCGTTCGCGAGCGACAAGCCGGCCAGCGGGGCGGCCGCGGGCGCCTGA
- a CDS encoding CHRD domain-containing protein, producing MDGRLHRVTWWSGFAVATLLAVSACSQTPSRTGSMTAAGNGTMLTGGQEVPPVNTQASGVSTIEFLNDKVVTGAVKTSNMNGTAAHIHMGAAGQNGPVIITLLKSGDNAWVVPGNTELSSAQLDALRAGNLYVNVHSAAHPNGEIRAQLKQ from the coding sequence ATGGACGGAAGACTGCATCGCGTGACGTGGTGGTCCGGCTTCGCGGTGGCGACGCTGCTCGCCGTTTCGGCCTGTTCGCAGACCCCGAGCCGCACCGGGAGCATGACCGCGGCCGGGAACGGCACGATGCTCACCGGGGGGCAGGAGGTGCCGCCCGTCAACACGCAGGCCTCGGGCGTGAGCACGATCGAGTTCCTCAACGACAAGGTGGTGACCGGCGCGGTGAAGACCAGCAACATGAACGGCACCGCGGCCCACATCCACATGGGCGCGGCGGGACAGAACGGACCGGTGATCATCACCCTGCTCAAGAGCGGAGACAACGCGTGGGTCGTGCCCGGCAACACCGAGCTGAGCAGCGCGCAGCTGGACGCCCTGCGCGCCGGCAACCTCTACGTCAACGTGCACAGCGCGGCGCATCCGAACGGGGAGATTCGCGCCCAGTTGAAGCAATAG